From a region of the Pongo pygmaeus isolate AG05252 chromosome 5, NHGRI_mPonPyg2-v2.0_pri, whole genome shotgun sequence genome:
- the LOC129038101 gene encoding small ribosomal subunit protein uS8-like, with protein sequence MVCVNVLADALKSTNNAEKRGKRQLLIRPCSKVIVRFLTVTMKHGYIGEFEIIDDHRAGKIVVNLTGRLNKCGVISPRFDVQLKDLEKWQNNLLPSHQFVFIVLTTSAGIMDHEEARQKHTGGKILGFFF encoded by the coding sequence ATGGTGTGCGTGAACGTCCTGGCCGACGCTCTCAAGAGCACCAACAATGCCGAAAAGAGAGGCAAACGCCAGCTGCTTATTAGGCCGTGCTCCAAAGTCATCGTCCGGTTTCTCACTGTGACGATGAAGCATGGTTACATTGGCGAATTTGAAATCATTGATGATCACAGAGCTGGGAAAATTGTTGTGAACCTCACAGGCAGGCTAAACAAGTGTGGAGTGATCAGCCCCAGATTTGATGTGCAACTCAAAGATCTAGAAAAATGGCAGAATAATCTGCTTCCATCCCACCAGTTTGTTTTCATTGTACTGACAACCTCAGCTGGCATCATGGACCATGAAGAAGCAAGACAAAAACATACAGGAGGGAAAATCCTGGGATTCTTTTTCTAG